In one Sphingobacterium daejeonense genomic region, the following are encoded:
- a CDS encoding MerR family transcriptional regulator: MPYKEREINKLYYTMGEVTEMFGVNASQIRFYEREFDILQPKKNKKGNRLFTQNDIANLKIIFNLVKDKGYTLQGAREFLRSNKNEARENQRIIESLEGLKSFLIEVRDSL, encoded by the coding sequence ATGCCGTATAAAGAACGAGAAATCAACAAGCTGTATTATACCATGGGGGAGGTCACTGAAATGTTCGGTGTAAATGCATCTCAAATCCGTTTCTATGAGCGTGAATTCGATATTCTTCAACCTAAGAAAAACAAAAAGGGCAATCGTTTATTCACTCAAAATGACATCGCCAACTTAAAAATCATTTTCAATTTAGTTAAGGATAAAGGATACACACTCCAAGGAGCGCGCGAATTCTTGAGGAGCAACAAAAATGAAGCTCGTGAGAATCAAAGAATCATTGAATCCCTGGAAGGATTAAAAAGCTTCCTGATCGAAGTTAGAGATAGTCTATAA
- a CDS encoding metallophosphoesterase family protein: MKIGLISDTHGYFDESVFTHFENCDEIWHVGDFGSMEVIERLEAFKPLRGVYGNIDDKDIRLKFPEHLRFQCEQVDVWMTHIGGYPGRYAAAVKPEIVNNPPKLFISGHSHILKVQYDPKLRLLHLNPGAAGKQGWHKVKTIMRFEINADKIENLEVIELGSRAL, encoded by the coding sequence ATGAAAATTGGATTAATATCAGATACTCACGGCTATTTTGACGAATCAGTTTTCACGCATTTCGAGAATTGTGATGAAATATGGCATGTTGGAGACTTTGGCTCGATGGAAGTTATCGAAAGATTGGAAGCTTTTAAACCTTTAAGGGGTGTGTATGGAAATATTGATGATAAGGATATTCGATTGAAATTTCCCGAACACTTAAGATTTCAATGTGAACAGGTTGATGTTTGGATGACCCACATTGGAGGTTATCCGGGAAGATATGCTGCCGCTGTAAAACCAGAGATTGTTAACAATCCACCAAAGTTGTTTATATCGGGGCATTCCCATATCTTGAAAGTACAGTATGACCCCAAGCTACGGTTGCTGCACCTGAATCCCGGCGCTGCGGGAAAACAAGGTTGGCACAAGGTGAAAACAATTATGCGCTTTGAAATAAATGCTGATAAGATAGAAAATCTTGAAGTAATCGAGCTAGGAAGCCGAGCCTTATAG
- a CDS encoding methyltransferase — translation MQNVSSVLDIGTGTGVIALMMAQKFPNAHVYAVEIDKQASERAKENFENSSFSERLTIINSDIFQWKNDMRFDLIVSNPPFYINSLHNPDQRRKVAKTY, via the coding sequence ATTCAAAATGTTAGTTCCGTTTTAGATATAGGTACAGGAACAGGGGTAATAGCTTTGATGATGGCACAAAAGTTTCCAAATGCCCATGTTTATGCAGTTGAAATCGACAAACAAGCATCCGAAAGAGCAAAGGAGAACTTCGAGAACTCAAGCTTTAGCGAAAGACTAACGATTATCAACTCCGATATATTCCAATGGAAGAATGATATGAGATTTGACCTCATCGTGTCCAACCCACCATTTTATATTAATTCGCTCCATAATCCAGATCAGAGAAGAAAAGTTGCCAAAACATACTGA